A genomic region of Runella rosea contains the following coding sequences:
- a CDS encoding ELWxxDGT repeat protein: MKKQPYHFIFFQILCMAHLSLAQNFQMVKDINVVAAGVEVDENNGTAIIGSQMYFVKRISELWKTDGTAAGTVLVKHIVSAFGDSDPRNLINVGGTLYFTANDGINGEELWKSDGTAAGTVMVKDIYTGSLGSEPQGFVSYNGQLVFAAMTASQGLELWKSDGTAAGTVIIKNINPGAAGSAPGSFIIVQGILYFGAFDAVNGRELWKSDGTAGGTVLVKDINPGTTHSYPNSLVRVGSFGGVAATDVLFFTADNGTKGRELWKSDGTAAGTVLVKDIFSGATAIDPYPERLTNVDGTLYFTADNGSAGRELWQSDGTGAGTVMVKDINPGSESGIIDYGSPFVVNTGTLVFYFEANDGTTGQELWKSNGTAAGTVMVKDINSGAAFGYPTSLRLVGSTLYFSAYDGTNGSELWKSNGLAAGTTLVKDIWAGAGSSYPQGPVSLSGSLIFLAQDGSNSTINELWKSDGTGPGTSKIVPNANTVSAQPKYLVRMGNKVYFTANDGINGEELWKSDGTPAGTVMVKDINFGSLSASPTDLININDTLFFVAENDIHGREIWRSDGTAAGTVLVKDINTGIETFAPEEITEWNGALFFRASTNTAGSELWKSDGTASGTVMVKDIYPDSGPGAPKYLTNVAGTLFFFAYTPSGPALYKSDGTTAGTVKVANINMDWDYIEPPVAIENTLFFSGPNASSTDIELWKSDGNSITLVKDIRASSSPSSPQSFKNINGTLFFSADDGINGTELWKSDGTGTGTEMVKDINTTGSSFPLNLVNINDTLYFSASDGTNGRELWKSDGTAAGTVMVKDIQAGSGSSNPTQFFNFGGTAYFLANDGPHGRELWKSNGTTAGTVLIADHNPDNNSGFSTAPYFTQMGGTLYFVADDGQHGFELWKYTPCPQGFTATPTGTVTTHQLASETVISIAGSPNTIPNGANVIYQASQFVQLNPGFKTNGGVVFVAQIGGCN; the protein is encoded by the coding sequence ATGAAAAAACAACCCTACCACTTTATATTCTTCCAAATACTCTGCATGGCTCATTTGTCGCTTGCCCAAAACTTTCAGATGGTCAAAGACATTAATGTCGTGGCAGCGGGGGTCGAAGTTGATGAAAATAATGGTACCGCGATCATTGGTTCACAGATGTACTTTGTCAAACGTATCTCTGAACTGTGGAAAACCGACGGAACAGCAGCGGGCACGGTCTTGGTCAAACACATCGTTTCGGCCTTTGGTGATTCTGACCCTCGTAACCTGATCAATGTAGGCGGTACTCTTTACTTTACCGCCAATGATGGCATCAACGGCGAAGAACTTTGGAAAAGCGATGGCACCGCCGCCGGTACCGTTATGGTCAAAGATATTTATACAGGCAGCCTCGGCTCTGAGCCTCAGGGGTTTGTCTCTTACAACGGGCAGTTGGTATTTGCGGCCATGACGGCCTCGCAAGGGCTTGAACTCTGGAAAAGCGACGGCACCGCCGCCGGAACGGTCATTATCAAAAATATCAATCCCGGAGCTGCCGGTTCAGCTCCGGGTAGTTTTATCATTGTACAGGGAATCCTCTACTTCGGCGCCTTCGATGCCGTCAATGGTCGAGAATTGTGGAAAAGCGATGGTACTGCCGGGGGAACTGTATTGGTCAAAGACATCAATCCCGGTACTACCCACTCATATCCCAACTCCCTTGTCAGGGTCGGTTCATTTGGTGGTGTTGCTGCGACGGATGTTTTGTTTTTTACCGCTGACAATGGTACAAAGGGTAGAGAACTCTGGAAAAGCGATGGTACCGCGGCCGGAACAGTCTTGGTCAAAGATATTTTTTCGGGTGCAACTGCAATTGATCCTTATCCCGAAAGACTTACCAATGTAGACGGTACGCTTTATTTTACGGCAGATAACGGCTCTGCCGGTCGCGAACTTTGGCAAAGTGATGGAACAGGAGCCGGAACGGTGATGGTCAAAGATATAAATCCCGGCTCAGAAAGTGGGATAATTGACTACGGTTCGCCCTTTGTTGTCAATACCGGCACGTTGGTTTTTTATTTCGAGGCCAATGATGGAACCACCGGACAGGAACTCTGGAAAAGCAACGGAACTGCAGCGGGAACGGTGATGGTCAAGGATATCAACAGTGGAGCGGCTTTCGGTTACCCTACTTCTTTGAGATTGGTGGGAAGTACGCTCTATTTTTCCGCCTATGATGGAACCAATGGGTCCGAACTTTGGAAAAGCAACGGTTTGGCGGCAGGGACAACTTTAGTCAAAGACATTTGGGCCGGGGCGGGGAGCAGCTATCCACAAGGGCCTGTGAGCCTATCAGGATCCCTTATCTTTCTGGCCCAAGATGGGAGCAACAGCACCATCAATGAACTCTGGAAAAGCGACGGTACCGGTCCCGGAACGAGCAAGATAGTGCCCAATGCCAATACCGTCAGTGCTCAGCCCAAATACCTCGTGAGGATGGGTAATAAAGTTTACTTTACTGCCAATGACGGCATCAACGGCGAAGAGCTTTGGAAAAGCGATGGCACCCCTGCCGGAACTGTCATGGTCAAAGACATCAATTTTGGAAGCCTCAGTGCTTCACCTACCGATCTTATCAATATCAATGACACCTTGTTTTTTGTTGCTGAAAACGATATCCATGGCCGGGAAATTTGGCGAAGCGACGGTACCGCCGCCGGAACAGTATTGGTGAAAGACATCAATACCGGGATAGAGACCTTCGCCCCCGAAGAGATAACCGAATGGAACGGGGCATTGTTTTTTAGGGCTTCTACCAATACCGCTGGTTCCGAATTGTGGAAAAGTGACGGTACTGCGAGCGGAACAGTTATGGTGAAAGATATTTACCCCGATTCCGGTCCCGGAGCGCCCAAATATCTTACCAACGTTGCAGGGACTTTATTTTTCTTTGCCTATACTCCATCAGGCCCCGCCCTTTACAAAAGCGATGGGACCACCGCCGGGACAGTAAAAGTAGCTAATATAAATATGGATTGGGATTATATTGAACCTCCCGTTGCTATTGAAAATACCCTGTTTTTTTCCGGCCCCAATGCGAGTTCTACCGATATCGAACTCTGGAAAAGTGATGGGAATTCCATCACTTTGGTAAAAGATATTCGAGCCAGTAGCTCCCCCTCGTCGCCGCAATCATTCAAGAACATCAATGGTACATTGTTTTTTAGTGCTGATGATGGCATCAACGGGACAGAACTCTGGAAAAGTGACGGCACTGGGACAGGAACAGAGATGGTCAAAGACATCAATACGACGGGAAGCTCATTTCCTCTGAATTTGGTCAATATCAACGATACCCTTTATTTTTCCGCAAGCGATGGGACCAACGGCCGTGAGCTATGGAAAAGTGATGGCACGGCGGCAGGGACAGTGATGGTCAAAGATATTCAGGCCGGAAGCGGCAGTTCCAATCCCACACAGTTTTTTAACTTCGGAGGCACGGCCTATTTTTTAGCGAATGATGGTCCTCATGGCCGGGAGCTTTGGAAAAGTAACGGTACTACCGCCGGAACAGTCCTGATTGCCGACCACAACCCTGACAATAACAGTGGATTTTCCACTGCCCCCTATTTTACTCAGATGGGAGGCACCCTCTACTTTGTAGCCGATGACGGTCAGCATGGCTTTGAACTTTGGAAGTACACCCCCTGCCCCCAAGGATTTACGGCTACGCCTACAGGAACCGTCACTACCCACCAACTCGCATCAGAAACCGTTATTTCAATTGCCGGTAGCCCCAATACCATTCCCAACGGAGCTAATGTCATTTATCAGGCCAGCCAATTCGTACAGTTAAACCCGGGATTCAAAACCAACGGCGGGGTGGTGTTTGTTGCTCAGATTGGTGGGTGTAACTAG
- a CDS encoding ELWxxDGT repeat protein — MKKRTYFFLLCISLGMAHLSLAQNPQMVKDINAVAAGLTGSSQSPVSMGSYLYFVRNDSQLWKTDGTAAGTVLVKHISSLNTLAAIQSLTRVGTTLFFTFNDGVYGIELWKSDGTTAGTVMVKDIYAGSMSSQPYDLIAYDGQLVFSATTATQGRELWKSDGTAAGTVIIKNINPGAANSGSIGAYDFTIVQGMLYFRADNGTNGAELWKSDGTTAGTVMVKDIRMGSEASSPSSLTNVASFTVNDGVLFFVANDGTNGYELWKSDGTAAGTVMVKNISSDPEQRLISKLSNLDGTVYFAADDGSHGTELWKSDGTAATTVLVKDIRPGARGGLENSPSIYTELRVVGTTTLYFAADDGTNGYELWKTNGTSASTVMVKDINTGGSGEPSNLISIGTTLYFKADDGTNGIEFWKSSGTSANTTMVKDINPAGSSYPYFFINLAGTLLFLATEGANGAELWKSDGTAGGTSKIVLSGWTIGGLYNLTTVLTPVNNTLFFVANDGINGAELWKSDGTAAGTSMVKDIYVGSAGSTPASLINVNGVLFFTANNGADGRELWKSDGTTAGTVLVRNILPSDSDYGPVSLFNFNGTLFFSADDGVNGKELWKSDGTTVGTVLVKDINSGINGSNPNHFVIFQGQLFFSAALGLWKTNGTTAGTVKISDWPNPPAELTAVGNTLYFRVDDGVSGAELWKYSSVIPQMVKDIQTGGNSSYPNNLINFNGTLFFAADDGGNGLEMWKSDGSVLGTSMVKNINSSYNVFFYFAFTVVNGTLMFTTEDETNGRELWKTDGTAAGTVLVKDINIGDAFSNPGFLLNFNGTLYFTATDGYHGTELWKSDGTNVGTVMLADINPNNSNGLYNSSLAMMNGNLYFIANDDVHGFELWRLCDFTRTPTGILSSDQKASETVITVSGSANTIPNGANVEYGAGKYVQLNPGFSTQLGAVFKAQSGGCN, encoded by the coding sequence ATGAAAAAACGAACTTACTTCTTCCTACTATGTATATCACTCGGTATGGCGCATTTGTCACTTGCCCAAAACCCGCAGATGGTCAAAGACATCAATGCGGTGGCAGCGGGGCTGACCGGTAGTAGCCAAAGTCCGGTGAGCATGGGCTCATACCTCTACTTTGTACGCAATGATTCTCAACTCTGGAAAACCGATGGCACCGCAGCGGGTACGGTTCTGGTCAAACATATAAGTTCTTTGAATACTTTAGCCGCTATTCAGAGCCTTACCAGAGTAGGGACAACGCTTTTTTTTACGTTCAATGATGGCGTGTATGGCATCGAACTATGGAAAAGCGACGGTACGACCGCAGGTACGGTCATGGTTAAGGATATTTATGCAGGTAGTATGAGTTCTCAACCATACGACTTGATAGCCTACGATGGACAATTGGTGTTTTCGGCCACCACCGCCACGCAGGGGCGTGAACTTTGGAAAAGCGATGGCACGGCGGCAGGTACGGTCATTATCAAAAATATCAACCCCGGCGCAGCTAACTCCGGTTCTATTGGTGCTTATGATTTTACTATTGTACAGGGTATGCTTTATTTTAGGGCTGACAATGGCACCAACGGGGCTGAACTTTGGAAAAGTGATGGGACTACTGCCGGAACGGTCATGGTCAAAGACATTAGGATGGGCAGTGAGGCATCTTCTCCATCTTCTCTCACCAATGTCGCTTCTTTTACCGTCAACGATGGGGTTTTATTTTTTGTGGCCAATGATGGGACCAATGGCTATGAACTTTGGAAAAGCGATGGCACGGCGGCGGGTACGGTGATGGTCAAAAATATTAGCTCGGATCCTGAACAACGTTTGATTTCAAAGCTTTCGAATTTGGACGGAACGGTCTATTTTGCCGCCGATGATGGCTCGCATGGTACAGAATTGTGGAAAAGCGATGGTACGGCCGCCACTACCGTATTGGTGAAAGATATTCGCCCTGGGGCAAGGGGTGGGCTTGAGAATAGCCCCAGTATTTACACAGAACTTCGGGTGGTAGGTACGACAACGCTCTATTTTGCCGCTGATGATGGCACCAACGGCTATGAACTTTGGAAAACCAACGGGACTTCTGCCAGTACCGTCATGGTCAAAGACATCAACACGGGAGGCAGTGGCGAACCTTCCAATTTGATTTCCATTGGCACTACCCTGTATTTTAAAGCGGATGATGGCACCAATGGCATTGAGTTTTGGAAAAGCAGCGGTACATCGGCCAATACAACAATGGTCAAAGACATCAATCCTGCCGGAAGTAGCTATCCTTATTTTTTTATCAATTTGGCCGGTACGTTGTTGTTTTTAGCCACTGAGGGCGCAAATGGGGCTGAGTTGTGGAAAAGCGATGGCACAGCGGGGGGGACGTCCAAAATTGTATTAAGCGGTTGGACGATTGGGGGGCTCTATAATCTCACTACTGTCCTGACACCCGTCAATAATACCCTTTTTTTTGTTGCCAATGATGGCATCAATGGGGCTGAACTCTGGAAAAGCGACGGTACGGCGGCGGGAACAAGTATGGTCAAGGATATTTATGTGGGGAGTGCAGGCTCTACCCCTGCTTCATTAATTAATGTCAATGGCGTGTTATTTTTCACGGCCAACAACGGAGCCGATGGACGCGAATTGTGGAAAAGCGATGGAACCACGGCTGGCACAGTGCTGGTCAGAAACATACTGCCCAGTGATAGTGATTACGGTCCAGTGTCACTTTTCAATTTCAACGGCACCTTGTTTTTTAGTGCCGATGATGGTGTCAACGGGAAAGAACTATGGAAGTCGGACGGGACAACGGTCGGGACTGTCTTGGTCAAAGACATCAATTCAGGTATTAACGGCAGTAATCCAAATCATTTTGTCATTTTTCAGGGGCAGCTTTTTTTTAGTGCTGCTTTGGGCCTTTGGAAAACCAACGGCACCACCGCAGGGACTGTCAAAATCAGCGATTGGCCCAACCCACCGGCCGAGCTTACCGCCGTAGGCAACACCCTCTATTTTCGGGTAGACGACGGGGTGTCGGGCGCTGAACTTTGGAAATATTCCAGCGTTATTCCCCAAATGGTCAAAGACATCCAAACGGGCGGCAACTCTTCATATCCCAATAACCTAATCAATTTCAATGGTACCCTTTTTTTTGCGGCTGATGATGGGGGCAATGGATTAGAAATGTGGAAAAGTGATGGCTCAGTGTTGGGGACGAGCATGGTCAAAAACATTAATTCGAGTTATAATGTATTTTTCTATTTTGCCTTTACGGTAGTCAACGGTACGTTGATGTTTACCACCGAAGATGAAACCAACGGTCGAGAACTTTGGAAAACAGATGGCACGGCCGCCGGTACTGTACTGGTGAAAGATATTAATATCGGAGATGCCTTTTCTAATCCGGGGTTCTTATTAAACTTTAACGGAACGCTTTACTTCACCGCAACCGATGGCTATCACGGCACAGAACTCTGGAAAAGTGACGGCACCAATGTGGGTACCGTTATGCTAGCCGATATTAACCCTAATAATAGCAATGGGCTTTACAATAGCAGTCTGGCCATGATGAACGGCAATCTGTACTTTATTGCCAACGATGATGTGCATGGATTTGAACTATGGCGTCTGTGCGACTTCACCCGCACACCCACTGGCATCCTTTCTTCCGATCAAAAAGCATCCGAAACCGTCATAACGGTCAGCGGCAGTGCCAATACCATCCCCAACGGCGCTAATGTCGAGTATGGAGCAGGAAAATACGTACAGCTTAATCCTGGATTTAGCACCCAACTAGGGGCCGTTTTTAAGGCGCAATCAGGCGGTTGCAACTAA
- a CDS encoding DUF2279 domain-containing protein, with product MSFIILHSSFVTCQAQSDSLRPNYRALRWLLAGESVAYSASIYGLSKAWYKTPFTNFSVKDDFHEWKQFDKVGHFFTAYQICRHTAAVYKNTGITNRQAALYGALSGFLFLTPIELLDGFQYPTYGFSPSDMVANVMGPSLYLGQYALWGEERITPKFSFSPTPLAKVRPELLGRNFSEQWLKDYNGQTYWFSINLASFAPHSKIPKWLSVSLGYGIHNMVGAEVEKSQSLGYDPYRQYYLSLDIDFRRIPTRHKGLKTLFFLLNTLKVPAPALEFNRKQGWKGHWLYF from the coding sequence TTGTCATTCATCATTCTGCATTCATCATTTGTCACTTGCCAAGCCCAATCTGACTCCCTTCGGCCCAATTATCGGGCGTTGCGGTGGCTTCTGGCGGGCGAATCGGTGGCATATTCTGCGTCTATTTATGGATTAAGTAAGGCATGGTACAAAACGCCCTTTACGAATTTCAGCGTCAAAGACGACTTTCACGAGTGGAAGCAATTTGATAAAGTAGGGCACTTTTTTACGGCCTACCAGATTTGCCGGCACACGGCGGCGGTTTACAAAAACACTGGAATTACCAACCGCCAAGCGGCTTTGTACGGGGCACTTTCTGGCTTTTTGTTCCTGACCCCCATTGAGCTATTAGACGGTTTTCAATACCCAACCTACGGGTTTTCGCCGAGCGATATGGTGGCCAATGTCATGGGACCATCGTTGTACTTGGGACAGTACGCCCTCTGGGGCGAAGAGCGCATTACGCCCAAATTTTCCTTCTCCCCCACTCCCCTCGCCAAGGTTCGTCCTGAACTTTTGGGGCGAAATTTTAGTGAACAATGGCTCAAGGATTACAACGGTCAAACCTATTGGTTCTCGATCAATCTGGCCTCATTTGCCCCGCATTCAAAGATTCCCAAATGGCTCAGTGTATCGCTCGGATACGGGATTCACAACATGGTCGGGGCCGAGGTAGAGAAGAGCCAATCCTTGGGTTATGACCCCTATCGGCAGTATTATCTCTCATTAGATATTGATTTTCGTCGTATTCCCACCCGCCATAAGGGCCTCAAAACGCTTTTTTTCTTGCTCAACACCCTTAAAGTTCCCGCCCCTGCCTTGGAATTTAACCGAAAGCAGGGCTGGAAAGGGCATTGGTTGTATTTTTGA
- a CDS encoding VWA domain-containing protein, translating into MLLTEIIFQTSPWYIGFCLLLGAAYAFFLYQPKPVWSKLLNTGLAILRGALVSIIAFLLLNPLLRSIQTLVDKPKVVIAIDNSESMANDGPKTLSALATLREALADEGLEVAVQTLNSENYQDELPKLKFDRTTTNLSDLLNNAKTNYEGRNLTDVVLLTDGISNQGLAPTYGTYPFRIHSIGVGDTLPKRDVSIKAVSANKIAYLGNQFPIQADIVASGFQGQTATISLRQNGSTISTQRIAFGQKEDFKQVTFQTSSTQKGVQHYTLDVESLKGEFTTRNNHRDVYIDIIDGKEKVLMLALATHPDIKAIRTILEKNLNYEVDVKIFGVNPAAETFPEKKYDLIILHQLPDLFNIGGDIVQRYLQRDNTPVFFILGSQSNTSKVSQLNSAVTVVSNPGQIDKVSGRFNPNFKLLNLDADKLSILEKMPPLTVPFGEYRLMPGSETILFQNVGNLRTNKPLLILNTGGARKSAVLAGEGIWQWRLEEYALTDKQEAVDELLQKVIQLISVKEDKRKFRVYPLANEYNVGDKVTFETEVYNDIYEKIYGQSIRLEITDEKGKVQPYTYTNGEGNSRFELSGLQQGVHQFKATTSLNNKIESVTGQFIVRDLALESLTNTADYGMLRALAQQSSGQFVKANQIEQLKDYLLKNKSVDRLDSTEDLSELIQNKWLFFLLLLLATLEWGTRKYQGSY; encoded by the coding sequence ATGCTTTTAACCGAGATTATCTTTCAAACTTCCCCGTGGTACATTGGATTTTGCTTGTTGTTAGGCGCAGCCTACGCGTTTTTTCTTTACCAACCCAAGCCCGTATGGAGTAAACTTCTCAACACTGGATTGGCCATTTTGCGGGGAGCACTTGTCAGTATCATTGCCTTTTTATTATTGAATCCACTCCTACGTAGCATCCAAACGCTCGTGGATAAGCCCAAAGTGGTGATTGCGATTGACAACTCCGAATCAATGGCAAACGACGGCCCCAAAACACTCTCGGCCTTGGCTACGCTACGGGAGGCGTTGGCGGATGAGGGACTTGAAGTAGCCGTTCAAACACTCAACAGCGAAAATTATCAGGATGAACTTCCCAAACTGAAATTTGACCGAACTACCACCAATCTCTCGGATTTATTGAACAATGCCAAAACCAACTATGAAGGACGCAATCTGACCGACGTGGTATTGCTAACCGATGGCATTAGTAATCAGGGCCTTGCACCCACCTACGGCACCTATCCGTTTCGGATTCACAGCATTGGCGTGGGCGATACCCTCCCCAAGCGGGATGTAAGTATCAAAGCCGTTTCGGCCAATAAAATTGCGTATTTGGGCAACCAATTCCCGATTCAGGCCGACATCGTAGCGAGTGGGTTTCAGGGACAAACGGCCACCATCTCGTTGCGCCAAAACGGCAGCACCATCAGCACACAACGCATTGCATTCGGCCAAAAAGAAGATTTCAAACAGGTTACGTTTCAAACATCTTCTACCCAAAAAGGGGTGCAGCACTATACCCTTGACGTAGAATCACTCAAGGGTGAATTTACCACCCGTAATAATCACCGCGATGTTTATATTGACATCATCGATGGAAAAGAAAAAGTATTGATGCTTGCTTTGGCCACTCACCCAGACATCAAAGCCATACGTACGATTCTTGAGAAAAACTTAAACTATGAAGTGGATGTCAAGATATTTGGGGTGAATCCCGCCGCAGAGACCTTTCCCGAAAAGAAATACGATTTGATTATCCTTCATCAGTTGCCTGATTTATTTAACATTGGCGGCGACATTGTGCAACGCTATCTGCAACGCGACAATACCCCTGTTTTCTTCATTTTAGGCTCACAATCCAACACCTCGAAAGTGAGTCAACTCAATTCTGCCGTTACGGTTGTCTCCAATCCAGGCCAAATTGACAAAGTATCGGGTCGTTTTAACCCCAATTTTAAACTGCTGAACTTGGATGCCGACAAACTCAGCATTTTGGAAAAAATGCCACCTTTGACGGTTCCTTTTGGAGAATACCGCCTGATGCCCGGCAGTGAAACGATTCTGTTTCAAAACGTTGGCAATCTTCGCACCAACAAACCTTTGTTGATTTTGAACACTGGTGGTGCTCGAAAATCCGCTGTATTGGCGGGCGAAGGAATCTGGCAATGGCGCCTCGAAGAATACGCCCTTACCGACAAGCAAGAAGCTGTGGATGAACTATTGCAAAAAGTGATTCAACTGATTTCGGTCAAAGAAGACAAACGTAAGTTCCGCGTGTATCCGTTGGCCAATGAATACAACGTGGGCGATAAAGTGACTTTTGAGACGGAAGTTTACAACGACATTTACGAAAAAATCTACGGGCAAAGCATCCGCCTAGAAATCACGGACGAAAAAGGCAAAGTGCAGCCTTACACTTACACCAACGGGGAAGGAAATTCGCGTTTTGAGCTAAGCGGCCTCCAGCAGGGAGTACATCAATTCAAGGCAACTACGAGCCTAAACAACAAAATCGAAAGCGTAACGGGTCAGTTTATTGTGCGAGATTTGGCGCTGGAATCATTAACCAACACTGCTGACTACGGAATGCTACGCGCACTGGCCCAACAGTCGAGTGGCCAATTTGTGAAAGCAAACCAGATTGAGCAACTGAAAGACTATTTGCTCAAAAATAAATCCGTTGACCGCCTCGACAGCACGGAAGATTTGTCGGAATTGATTCAAAATAAGTGGTTGTTTTTCTTGTTATTACTTTTGGCGACGTTGGAATGGGGAACACGGAAATATCAGGGAAGTTATTAA
- the fabG gene encoding 3-oxoacyl-[acyl-carrier-protein] reductase has product MSLLQNKVAIVTGASRGIGKAIATRFAQEGAQVAFTYLSSVEKGQALEEELQQFGTKIKGYRSDASDFKSAEDLITQVVADFGTVDIVVNNAGITRDGLLMRMTEEQWDEVIRVNLKSVFNLTKAVTRVMMKARSGSIINLTSVVGLTGNAGQANYAASKAGIIGFTKSVAKELGSRNIRSNAIAPGFIETEMTGELNEKAIEEWKQNIPLKRGGQPEEVADCVVFLASDLSKYITGQVLQVDGGMVM; this is encoded by the coding sequence ATGTCTCTTTTACAAAACAAAGTAGCTATCGTAACGGGCGCATCCCGTGGAATCGGCAAAGCCATTGCCACTCGGTTTGCCCAGGAAGGCGCACAGGTAGCATTTACGTACTTATCAAGCGTTGAAAAAGGTCAGGCGTTGGAGGAAGAACTCCAACAATTCGGCACCAAAATCAAAGGTTACCGCTCTGATGCGTCCGATTTCAAATCGGCCGAAGACCTCATAACGCAGGTAGTAGCCGACTTCGGAACGGTTGACATTGTGGTAAATAACGCGGGCATCACGCGGGACGGTTTGTTAATGCGCATGACCGAAGAACAATGGGATGAAGTAATTCGCGTTAACTTAAAGTCTGTTTTTAATTTGACCAAAGCCGTAACCCGCGTCATGATGAAAGCGCGTAGCGGCTCCATCATTAATCTTACGTCGGTGGTTGGTTTGACAGGCAACGCTGGACAGGCCAACTACGCCGCCTCAAAAGCAGGTATCATTGGATTTACAAAATCAGTAGCCAAAGAACTTGGTTCACGAAATATTCGTTCTAACGCCATTGCCCCAGGTTTTATCGAAACCGAAATGACGGGTGAGCTGAACGAAAAAGCGATTGAGGAATGGAAACAAAATATTCCGCTCAAACGCGGCGGTCAACCCGAAGAAGTAGCCGACTGTGTCGTATTTTTGGCATCAGATTTGTCTAAGTACATTACTGGACAAGTATTGCAAGTAGACGGCGGTATGGTCATGTAA
- a CDS encoding D-sedoheptulose-7-phosphate isomerase: MINIQSIVQASIDTKNRVLADQTLLDTVGSVAEAMTTAFKNGKKVLFCGNGGSAADAQHLAAEFSGRFYYDRPPLYSEALHVNSSYVTAVGNDYSYDVIYSRMIEAMGKEGDVLVGISTSGNSTNVVKALEAANKLGMITVGMTGESGGKMKEVSTFLVNIPSKDTPRIQECHILLGHIMCEIVEANVFPK; the protein is encoded by the coding sequence ATGATTAACATTCAATCCATCGTACAAGCTTCTATTGATACCAAAAATCGTGTCCTTGCCGACCAAACCCTCCTTGATACCGTTGGCTCCGTGGCCGAAGCCATGACTACGGCCTTTAAAAACGGCAAAAAAGTACTTTTTTGCGGCAACGGCGGCAGTGCTGCCGACGCCCAACACTTAGCGGCTGAGTTTAGCGGTCGTTTTTATTACGACCGTCCACCGTTGTATTCAGAAGCGCTCCACGTCAACTCGTCGTACGTAACGGCCGTGGGCAATGATTATAGCTACGATGTGATTTATTCAAGAATGATCGAAGCGATGGGAAAAGAAGGCGATGTGTTGGTCGGAATTTCAACCTCTGGCAATTCAACCAATGTCGTAAAAGCCCTTGAAGCCGCCAATAAACTCGGCATGATAACGGTAGGCATGACGGGCGAAAGCGGGGGAAAAATGAAAGAAGTAAGTACTTTTTTGGTGAATATTCCTTCCAAAGATACCCCGCGTATTCAGGAATGTCATATCTTGCTCGGCCACATCATGTGTGAGATTGTAGAAGCCAATGTATTTCCAAAATAG